One Obesumbacterium proteus DNA window includes the following coding sequences:
- the aqpZ gene encoding aquaporin Z — MFKKLSAEFFGTFWLVFGGCGSAVLAAGFPELGIGFAGVALAFGLTVLTMAYAVGHISGGHFNPAVTLGLWAGGRFSAKEVVPYIVAQVIGGIVGAAILYVIASGKAGFDATASGFASNGFGEHSPGGFSLQAAIVAEIVLTAFFLIVIHGVTDKRAPAGFAPLAIGLALTLIHLISIPVTNTSVNPARSTAVAIFQGTWALQQLWVFWVMPIIGGIIGGLIYRHLLEKKD; from the coding sequence ATGTTTAAAAAATTATCGGCAGAGTTTTTTGGTACGTTCTGGCTAGTATTTGGTGGCTGTGGTAGTGCCGTATTAGCCGCAGGTTTTCCTGAGTTAGGCATTGGTTTCGCCGGTGTTGCATTGGCATTTGGCCTGACCGTTTTGACTATGGCGTATGCTGTAGGCCATATTTCTGGTGGGCATTTCAACCCTGCGGTGACTTTAGGCCTGTGGGCCGGCGGTCGTTTTAGCGCCAAAGAAGTTGTGCCATATATCGTCGCTCAAGTTATTGGTGGTATCGTTGGTGCCGCTATTCTTTATGTTATTGCAAGCGGTAAAGCGGGCTTTGATGCCACGGCTAGCGGCTTTGCATCTAATGGTTTCGGCGAGCATTCACCAGGTGGATTCTCACTGCAAGCAGCTATCGTCGCTGAAATTGTCCTGACCGCTTTCTTCTTGATCGTTATCCATGGTGTGACTGACAAACGTGCACCAGCAGGCTTTGCGCCGTTAGCGATTGGTTTAGCGTTAACCTTGATTCACCTGATCAGCATTCCGGTGACGAATACCTCGGTTAACCCAGCACGTAGTACTGCCGTTGCTATCTTCCAAGGTACCTGGGCGCTGCAACAGCTGTGGGTGTTCTGGGTAATGCCAATTATTGGTGGGATTATTGGTGGCTTGATTTATCGTCATCTGCTTGAGAAAAAAGACTAA
- the csgG gene encoding curli production assembly/transport protein CsgG, translated as MRSYLLIISVLFLSGCLTAPPKQAAKPTLMPRAQSYQDLTHLPEPAGKLFVSVYNIQDETGQFKPYPASNFSTAVPQSATAMLVSALKDSGWFIPLERQGLQNLLNERKIIRAAQENGTVAVNNQHQLSSLVAANVLVEGSIIGYESNVKSGGAGARFFGIGASTQYQLDQIAVNLRVVDVNTGQVLSSVNTSKTILSYEVQAGVFRYIDYQRLLEGEIGYTTNEPVMLCVMSAIETGVIYLVNDGINRNLWALKNPQDANSSVLERYKSTIVPIAS; from the coding sequence ATGCGCAGTTATTTATTGATCATTTCGGTACTTTTTTTAAGCGGATGTTTGACGGCACCGCCTAAGCAAGCTGCAAAACCAACGTTAATGCCGCGGGCACAAAGCTATCAGGATTTAACGCATTTGCCGGAGCCCGCAGGTAAGCTATTTGTTTCGGTTTACAATATTCAAGATGAAACGGGGCAGTTTAAACCTTACCCAGCCAGTAACTTTTCTACAGCAGTGCCACAAAGTGCAACCGCCATGCTGGTTTCAGCATTGAAAGATTCTGGGTGGTTTATTCCGTTAGAGCGTCAGGGATTGCAGAATCTGTTAAATGAGAGAAAAATTATTCGCGCTGCACAAGAAAATGGCACCGTAGCTGTAAATAACCAGCATCAGCTTTCTTCTTTAGTTGCGGCCAATGTTCTGGTTGAAGGATCGATTATTGGCTATGAAAGCAATGTGAAATCTGGAGGGGCAGGGGCTAGGTTCTTTGGTATTGGTGCCAGTACGCAATATCAGCTTGATCAGATTGCGGTTAACCTGCGCGTAGTGGATGTGAATACAGGACAGGTTTTGTCGTCAGTAAATACCAGTAAAACTATCTTGTCTTATGAAGTGCAGGCCGGCGTATTTAGATATATCGATTACCAGCGACTGCTGGAAGGTGAAATTGGCTACACCACTAATGAACCCGTTATGCTTTGCGTAATGTCAGCGATTGAAACCGGCGTTATCTACTTAGTGAATGATGGTATTAACCGCAATCTGTGGGCATTGAAAAATCCACAGGATGCGAATTCATCCGTGCTTGAACGCTATAAGAGTACGATTGTTCCTATCGCGTCGTAA
- the fetA gene encoding iron efflux ABC transporter ATP-binding subunit FetA — MNNTENLLELRNICFSADQQIIIDNLSLTLQPNEFKVITGPSGCGKSTLLKIIASLFPPTSGDIFLKGKNILTLKPETYRQQVSYCFQTPVLFGDTVSDNLQFPYKIRGDKVDLEKIKRGLLQFDLPLHTLDKKIDDLSGGEKQRVALLRNIQYLPEILLLDEITSALDDKNKQIVHQVIDDLITRAGIAVLWVTHNSDEISQSHNLLRMTKYEAPEAKQ; from the coding sequence ATGAATAATACGGAGAACCTACTTGAGCTCCGAAACATTTGCTTTAGCGCAGACCAACAGATCATTATTGATAATCTCTCTCTTACGCTTCAGCCCAACGAGTTCAAAGTTATTACCGGCCCTTCAGGCTGTGGGAAAAGCACCCTGCTGAAAATTATCGCCTCGCTGTTTCCTCCAACTTCGGGTGATATTTTCCTTAAAGGTAAAAATATCCTCACCCTAAAACCAGAGACGTATCGCCAACAAGTCTCATATTGCTTTCAAACCCCCGTTCTGTTCGGCGACACGGTCAGTGACAATCTTCAGTTTCCCTATAAAATCCGCGGCGACAAAGTTGATTTAGAAAAAATAAAGCGTGGATTACTACAGTTCGACCTTCCGCTACACACGCTAGATAAGAAAATCGATGACCTTTCAGGCGGTGAAAAACAGCGCGTTGCTTTGCTGCGCAATATCCAATACCTGCCAGAGATCCTATTACTAGACGAAATAACCAGCGCGCTAGACGATAAAAACAAGCAAATTGTGCATCAGGTGATTGATGATTTAATTACACGCGCCGGCATTGCCGTTTTATGGGTCACCCACAACAGCGACGAAATCAGCCAGTCTCATAACCTTCTGCGCATGACAAAATACGAAGCACCAGAGGCCAAACAATGA
- a CDS encoding glycerol dehydrogenase produces MKDFGDNAFIISDEFILQRVNNEAIAGLEQAGLKGVSEKFNYECTEVEIKRLGALAEAQQANVIVGIGGGKTLDSAKAVAYYHKLPVILFPTIASTDAPCTALAVIYTEQGEFERYLFLPQNPDAVIADTSIIAAAPVRFFAAGVGDALATYFEARACYAADGVNLVLKKPSRTGLGLAQLCYQLLSENVDAAMDAVKNKVSTPALEQTIEATIYLSGVGAEAGGLAAAHAVNNGMSAVPDLHRAQHGEKVVFGLLTQLVLENAPRAEIDEVVRIIKVAGLPLTLQDMGLKTFVEAEWRKVAEIACADGDTMGNMPMELTVDDVYEAMVAANALAERYKNA; encoded by the coding sequence GTGAAAGATTTTGGCGATAATGCCTTCATTATCAGCGATGAATTTATTTTGCAGCGGGTGAATAACGAAGCTATCGCGGGGCTTGAACAAGCCGGATTGAAGGGCGTTAGTGAGAAATTCAATTATGAGTGTACCGAAGTTGAGATTAAACGCTTAGGCGCTTTAGCCGAGGCTCAGCAGGCCAATGTTATCGTCGGTATTGGCGGCGGTAAAACGTTAGATTCAGCAAAAGCTGTTGCTTATTACCACAAACTCCCCGTTATTTTGTTCCCAACGATTGCGTCTACCGATGCGCCTTGTACTGCTCTAGCCGTGATTTACACCGAACAAGGCGAGTTTGAGCGTTATCTATTCCTGCCACAAAATCCAGATGCCGTTATTGCCGATACCTCTATTATTGCCGCCGCGCCGGTGCGTTTCTTTGCTGCTGGCGTGGGGGATGCGTTAGCGACTTACTTTGAGGCTCGCGCCTGCTATGCGGCCGATGGCGTTAACCTTGTGTTGAAAAAACCTTCCCGTACCGGTCTAGGCTTAGCGCAGCTCTGCTATCAATTGCTGAGTGAAAACGTGGATGCGGCAATGGATGCGGTGAAAAACAAAGTCTCCACGCCCGCTTTGGAACAAACCATTGAAGCGACGATTTATCTCAGCGGCGTCGGCGCAGAAGCCGGTGGCTTAGCAGCAGCTCATGCGGTGAATAATGGTATGTCAGCGGTGCCTGATTTACATCGCGCGCAGCACGGTGAAAAAGTGGTGTTTGGCCTGCTCACGCAGCTGGTGCTGGAAAATGCACCGCGTGCAGAAATCGACGAAGTCGTGCGCATCATCAAAGTTGCTGGTTTGCCACTGACGTTGCAGGATATGGGACTGAAAACATTCGTTGAGGCTGAATGGCGCAAGGTAGCAGAAATTGCCTGCGCTGACGGTGATACCATGGGCAATATGCCAATGGAATTGACGGTGGATGATGTTTATGAAGCGATGGTTGCCGCGAACGCGCTGGCTGAACGCTACAAAAACGCATAA
- a CDS encoding putative quinol monooxygenase, which yields MSEVRIVATLIAKPEHKAAIHSAVERVVEPSRQEMGNIQYDLHEEIGHKGTYVFFEVWASQEAVDRHNSTVHFQNFVKEVEGKLETLDIKVLHQIA from the coding sequence ATGAGTGAAGTTCGTATAGTTGCAACTTTAATAGCTAAACCTGAACACAAAGCGGCTATTCACAGCGCGGTTGAGCGTGTCGTTGAGCCAAGCAGACAAGAAATGGGCAATATCCAATATGACCTCCATGAGGAGATTGGACATAAAGGAACCTATGTTTTCTTCGAGGTGTGGGCGTCACAGGAAGCGGTTGATCGTCATAATAGCACCGTTCATTTCCAGAACTTCGTAAAAGAAGTTGAGGGAAAACTGGAAACGCTCGATATTAAAGTACTACATCAGATTGCCTGA
- the csgD gene encoding biofilm master transcriptional regulator CsgD translates to MLNEAANQNYSLVLITRPSLQATALLHQIKSMLDVNAKIHNINKYLNDSVDNTLFLFDLMEADRRTTVLWQSELSRCREKNRLLLLNTPDDYQYQDIGSWPNISAVFYLSMDEGSLVEGIKSVINGECYFSQSVASYLISQSAHYRYHSPESTGLTNREKEILNKLRVGASNTEIARLLFISENTVKTHLYNLFKKISVKNRTQAVSWANDNLRR, encoded by the coding sequence ATGCTTAATGAAGCAGCGAATCAAAACTACTCATTAGTTCTCATTACTCGACCGTCTTTACAGGCGACTGCGCTACTACACCAAATTAAGTCCATGCTAGATGTAAATGCCAAAATACATAACATCAACAAATATTTAAACGATTCAGTGGACAATACATTATTTCTCTTCGATTTGATGGAAGCAGACAGGCGAACCACTGTTCTGTGGCAATCAGAACTGAGCCGCTGCCGAGAAAAAAATAGATTACTCCTCTTAAATACTCCTGATGACTATCAATATCAGGATATAGGTTCATGGCCAAATATTAGTGCTGTCTTTTATTTGTCTATGGACGAGGGCTCTTTAGTCGAGGGAATCAAAAGCGTCATTAATGGAGAATGCTATTTTAGTCAAAGTGTTGCAAGCTACCTTATTAGCCAATCTGCGCACTATCGTTATCACAGTCCAGAATCAACGGGATTAACAAATAGAGAAAAGGAAATTCTTAACAAATTACGCGTGGGTGCTTCAAATACTGAAATAGCGCGGCTTTTGTTTATCAGTGAAAATACTGTCAAAACACACCTTTATAATCTGTTTAAAAAAATCTCGGTGAAAAACCGGACACAGGCCGTTTCATGGGCTAACGATAATCTCAGGCGTTGA
- the ydfZ gene encoding putative selenium delivery protein YdfZ, giving the protein MNIAYDRNRNPLRVGAHVIENGTRRVMVIKAINDEKLAREKVRAAKCVLCNGDPNAYAPQDLILLGH; this is encoded by the coding sequence ATGAATATTGCCTATGATAGAAACAGAAATCCCTTACGTGTTGGTGCTCATGTTATTGAAAATGGCACACGCAGAGTCATGGTGATCAAAGCAATTAACGATGAAAAATTGGCAAGAGAAAAAGTTCGCGCGGCAAAATGTGTGCTTTGCAATGGTGATCCTAATGCTTATGCCCCTCAAGATCTCATCTTACTTGGACATTAA
- the fetB gene encoding iron efflux ABC transporter permease subunit FetB, translated as MSEHNITDQSLIMALALVAIALLISGKEKLGLEKDIIWSVTRAIIQLIIVGYVLKYIFNIDHALLTLLMVLFICVNAAYNAKKRSKGLSHAFVISLIAIVTGTALTLAVLIGSGSITFTPMQVIPISGMIAGNAMVAVGLCYNNLRQRFADEKQKVQEMLSLGATPKQSSAAIIRASIKAALIPTVDSAKTVGLVSLPGMMSGLIFAGVDPVKAIRYQIMVTFMLLSTASLSTIIAGYLAYKKFYSDRSQLL; from the coding sequence ATGAGCGAACATAATATCACCGACCAATCGTTAATCATGGCATTAGCCCTTGTGGCCATTGCCCTGCTTATCAGCGGTAAAGAAAAACTCGGGTTAGAGAAGGATATTATCTGGAGCGTTACCCGTGCGATTATTCAGCTCATTATCGTTGGCTACGTACTGAAATATATTTTCAATATCGATCACGCGCTGCTCACGCTGTTAATGGTGCTTTTCATCTGCGTCAACGCGGCCTATAACGCTAAAAAGCGCAGCAAAGGTTTAAGCCATGCTTTCGTAATTTCTCTCATCGCTATTGTGACCGGCACCGCACTCACATTAGCCGTTCTGATCGGCAGCGGCTCCATTACGTTCACTCCTATGCAGGTCATTCCCATCTCCGGCATGATTGCGGGTAATGCGATGGTTGCCGTTGGATTATGCTACAACAACCTGCGTCAGCGCTTTGCCGACGAAAAACAGAAAGTCCAAGAGATGTTGAGCCTAGGAGCCACGCCGAAGCAATCATCCGCGGCGATTATTCGTGCCAGTATAAAAGCAGCACTGATCCCCACCGTTGATTCCGCTAAAACCGTTGGTTTAGTCAGTCTTCCTGGAATGATGTCGGGTTTGATTTTTGCGGGAGTCGATCCGGTAAAAGCGATTCGCTACCAAATCATGGTGACATTCATGCTGCTTTCAACGGCCAGTCTTTCCACCATCATTGCGGGCTATCTTGCCTACAAGAAATTTTATTCTGATCGTTCACAGCTATTGTAG
- the pyrC gene encoding dihydroorotase — MTVMQHALKIRRPDDWHLHLRDDEMLKTVLPHTSQHFARAIVMPNLVPPITSIAQAQAYRQRILDAVPAEHTFTPLMTCYLTDGLDANELISGHANGVFTAAKLYPANATTNSKHGVTSVPGLYPLFEQMQKSGMPLLIHGEVTLHDVDIFDREARFIDEVMLPLRQNFPELKIVFEHITTREAAEFVTEGDEYLAATITPQHLMFNRNHMLVGGIRPHLFCLPILKRSTHQEALRKAATSGNTRFFLGTDSAPHSRQRKESSCGCAGVFNAPTALQAYATVFEQEDALQHLEAFCSLNGPAFYNLPVNDSYIELVREPATIAESIPCGDDTLIPFLAGETVQWTVKA, encoded by the coding sequence ATGACCGTAATGCAGCACGCCCTTAAGATCCGCCGCCCAGATGACTGGCATCTCCATCTTCGCGATGACGAAATGCTGAAAACCGTTTTGCCGCACACGAGCCAGCACTTTGCCCGTGCTATCGTGATGCCTAATCTGGTTCCGCCGATCACCAGCATTGCTCAGGCGCAGGCCTATCGCCAACGTATTCTTGATGCTGTTCCAGCAGAGCATACCTTTACACCGCTGATGACCTGTTATTTAACCGATGGCTTAGATGCCAACGAGTTAATATCTGGCCACGCTAACGGCGTGTTTACCGCCGCTAAGCTTTACCCTGCCAATGCAACCACCAATTCCAAACATGGCGTAACCTCCGTGCCAGGGCTTTACCCGCTATTTGAACAAATGCAGAAAAGCGGCATGCCTCTGCTCATTCATGGCGAAGTCACACTGCATGATGTTGATATTTTCGACCGCGAGGCGCGTTTCATTGACGAGGTGATGCTGCCATTACGTCAGAACTTCCCTGAGCTAAAAATTGTCTTCGAACATATTACCACTCGAGAAGCCGCCGAGTTTGTTACTGAAGGTGACGAGTATCTCGCGGCTACAATTACGCCACAGCATCTGATGTTTAACCGTAACCATATGCTGGTTGGCGGTATCCGTCCGCATTTATTCTGCCTACCAATATTGAAGCGCAGCACCCACCAAGAAGCCTTGCGTAAGGCAGCGACCAGCGGCAACACCCGCTTCTTCCTTGGTACAGACTCAGCACCTCATTCACGGCAGCGTAAAGAGTCTAGCTGTGGCTGTGCGGGTGTATTCAATGCACCAACGGCGCTTCAGGCCTATGCTACGGTATTTGAGCAAGAAGATGCGCTACAGCACCTCGAAGCATTCTGCTCTCTCAATGGCCCGGCATTCTATAACTTGCCCGTTAACGACAGCTATATTGAACTGGTACGTGAGCCTGCTACCATCGCAGAATCCATCCCCTGCGGCGATGATACGTTAATCCCATTCTTGGCTGGTGAAACCGTTCAATGGACGGTAAAGGCCTAG
- the csgF gene encoding curli production assembly/transport protein CsgF — protein MRVSYIALIALFISPVSWGGNMVFQFVNPNFGGNPNNGSFLLNEANAQNSYKDPNGYDFDTSTPSPLDNFTSVIQSQLLGNLMGNISQGKPGRLVTKDFIVDVKNTDGRLTMNIFDRTTGKSSTIEVDGLSSIKTN, from the coding sequence ATGCGAGTTTCCTATATAGCATTAATCGCTTTGTTTATATCCCCCGTTTCTTGGGGGGGCAATATGGTTTTTCAGTTTGTTAATCCTAACTTTGGTGGAAACCCAAATAACGGCTCATTTTTATTAAATGAAGCCAATGCTCAAAATTCGTATAAAGATCCTAACGGCTATGATTTCGATACTTCAACGCCTTCACCGCTAGATAATTTTACCTCAGTGATTCAATCGCAACTGCTGGGAAATCTGATGGGAAATATTAGCCAAGGGAAACCTGGGCGACTAGTGACCAAGGATTTTATTGTTGATGTGAAAAATACCGATGGGCGATTAACGATGAATATTTTTGATCGCACGACGGGAAAATCCTCAACCATCGAAGTTGATGGACTCTCCAGCATTAAAACCAATTAA
- the fumA gene encoding class I fumarate hydratase FumA, with protein MSNKPFHYQDPFPLKKDETEYYLLSRDHVSVAEFEGQEILKVEPQALTLLAQHAFHDASFMLRPAHQQQVAQILDDPEASENDKYVALQFLRNSEIAAKGILPTCQDTGTAIIVGKKGQRVWTGGGDEAALSRGVYNTYIEDNLRYSQNAALDMYKEVNTGSNLPAQIDLYSVDGDEYKFLCIAKGGGSANKTYLYQETKALLTPGKLKNYLVDKMRTLGTAACPPYHVAFVIGGTSAESTLKTVKLASTKYYDGLPTEGNEHGQAFRDIELEQELLKEAQNLGLGAQFGGKYFAHDVRVIRLPRHGASCPVGMGVSCSADRNIKAKINRDGIWIEKLESNPGKYIPEHLRKAGEGEAVKVDLNRPMSEILQQLSQYPVSTRLSLSGTIVVGRDIAHAKLKERLDNGEDLPQYVKDHPIYYAGPAKTPEGYASGSLGPTTAGRMDSYVDLLQANGGSMVMLAKGNRSQQVTDACKKHGGFYLGSIGGPAAVLAQQSIKSLECLEYPELGMEAIWKIEVEDFPAFILVDDKGNDFFQVIQSEQCTRCVK; from the coding sequence ATGTCAAATAAGCCATTTCATTACCAAGATCCGTTCCCGCTGAAAAAAGACGAGACTGAATATTATCTGTTAAGTCGAGATCATGTGTCCGTTGCCGAGTTTGAAGGGCAGGAAATTTTGAAGGTTGAGCCACAGGCGCTGACTCTTCTTGCACAGCATGCTTTCCACGATGCTTCTTTCATGCTGCGTCCTGCACATCAGCAGCAAGTCGCCCAAATTTTGGACGATCCTGAAGCCAGCGAGAACGATAAATATGTTGCCCTGCAATTTCTGCGTAACTCAGAGATCGCGGCAAAAGGCATTCTGCCAACCTGTCAGGATACGGGTACGGCAATTATCGTCGGCAAAAAAGGCCAGCGAGTATGGACCGGCGGCGGTGACGAAGCGGCGCTGTCTCGCGGTGTCTACAACACTTATATCGAAGACAACCTGCGCTATTCGCAAAATGCGGCGCTGGATATGTATAAAGAAGTGAATACCGGCAGCAACCTGCCTGCACAAATTGATTTATACAGCGTCGATGGCGATGAATATAAATTCCTGTGTATTGCTAAAGGCGGCGGCTCTGCGAACAAAACCTATCTCTACCAAGAAACCAAAGCGCTATTGACGCCAGGCAAACTGAAAAACTATCTGGTGGATAAAATGCGTACTTTGGGTACGGCGGCTTGTCCTCCTTATCACGTTGCATTTGTTATCGGTGGCACATCAGCTGAGTCTACGCTGAAAACCGTCAAGCTGGCGTCGACAAAATACTATGATGGCTTGCCGACCGAAGGTAATGAGCATGGTCAGGCCTTCCGTGATATTGAGTTGGAACAAGAACTGCTGAAAGAAGCACAGAATTTGGGATTGGGTGCTCAGTTTGGTGGGAAATATTTCGCTCACGACGTGCGCGTTATTCGTTTGCCTCGCCACGGCGCATCGTGTCCAGTCGGGATGGGCGTTTCCTGCTCCGCGGATCGAAATATCAAAGCGAAGATTAATCGCGATGGTATTTGGATTGAAAAACTGGAAAGCAACCCGGGTAAATACATTCCTGAGCACCTGCGTAAAGCCGGTGAGGGCGAAGCGGTTAAGGTTGATTTGAACCGTCCGATGTCTGAAATATTGCAGCAGCTTTCTCAGTATCCGGTTTCAACTCGTCTGTCGCTGAGCGGCACTATTGTTGTTGGCCGTGATATTGCTCATGCGAAGCTGAAAGAGCGCTTAGATAACGGCGAAGACCTGCCTCAATACGTTAAAGATCATCCTATCTATTATGCGGGTCCGGCTAAGACTCCAGAAGGTTATGCATCTGGTTCTTTAGGTCCAACAACGGCTGGCCGTATGGATTCTTACGTTGATCTGCTTCAGGCTAACGGCGGCAGCATGGTGATGTTGGCAAAAGGTAACCGTAGCCAGCAAGTCACAGATGCGTGTAAGAAACACGGTGGTTTCTACCTCGGTAGCATTGGTGGTCCAGCGGCGGTTCTGGCGCAGCAGAGTATTAAGAGCCTTGAGTGTCTGGAATACCCTGAGCTGGGTATGGAAGCCATTTGGAAAATTGAAGTTGAAGATTTCCCTGCGTTTATTTTGGTTGATGACAAAGGTAATGACTTCTTCCAAGTGATCCAATCAGAGCAATGCACTCGCTGTGTGAAATAA
- the csgE gene encoding curli production assembly/transport protein CsgE: MKKILIFILFAFLSCGAKQVTAAEIEVPGLITDHTVTSVGHAFYRDFSDNWEREYPGTLTISERPSARWGSWITIKIEQDTVYQTFLFPNKRSFDKDVAVAIESVSESLSRRTIDKALLNTGDLTADEF; encoded by the coding sequence ATGAAAAAAATACTTATTTTTATTCTCTTTGCCTTTTTAAGCTGCGGGGCAAAGCAGGTAACTGCGGCCGAAATTGAAGTTCCAGGTTTAATTACTGACCACACGGTAACATCCGTAGGGCATGCATTTTATCGAGATTTTAGTGATAACTGGGAAAGGGAATATCCGGGAACGCTAACCATTAGTGAAAGACCCAGTGCGCGCTGGGGAAGTTGGATCACGATCAAAATTGAACAGGATACAGTCTATCAAACCTTTTTATTTCCAAATAAACGTAGCTTTGACAAAGACGTCGCCGTGGCTATTGAGAGCGTTAGTGAGTCTTTATCACGCCGTACCATTGATAAAGCGCTACTCAACACGGGTGACTTAACCGCTGATGAGTTTTAA